A genomic window from Solanum stenotomum isolate F172 chromosome 10, ASM1918654v1, whole genome shotgun sequence includes:
- the LOC125842249 gene encoding solanesyl diphosphate synthase 3, chloroplastic/mitochondrial isoform X2, producing MIFSKGLSQISRNRFSRCRWLFSSRPIQQLHQSNHIHDPSKVLGCRVIHSWVSNALSGIGQQIHQQSTAVAEEQVDPFSLVADELSLLTNRLRSMVVAEVPKLASAAEYFFKLGVEGKRFRPTVLLLMATALNVQIPRSAPQVDVDSLSGDLRTRQQCIAEITEMIHVASLLHDDVLDDADTRRGIGSLNFVMGNKLAVLAGDFLLSRACVALASLKNTEVVSLLATVVEHLVTGETMQMTTSSDERCSMEYYMQKTYYKTASLISNSCKAIALLAGHTAEVSVLAFDYGKNLGLAFQLIDDVLDFTGTSATLGKGSLSDIRHALDYLGKSRGIQRTRELARKHASLASAAIDSLPESDDEEVQRSRRALVELTHRVITRTK from the exons ATGATATTTTCAAAGGGTTTATCTCAGATTTCCAGAAACCGCTTCAGTAGATGCCGATGGTTGTTTTCATCGCGTCCCATCCAACAATTACATCAATCCAATCACATCCACGATCCTTCAAAG GTTTTGGGTTGCAGAGTAATTCATTCATGGGTTTCTAATGCTCTTAGTGGTATTGGGCAACAAATTCATCAGCAAAGCACTGCTGTAGCAGAG GAGCAAGTAGACCCATTTTCCCTTGTTGCGGATGAATTATCCCTTCTGACAAACAGGCTGAGATCAATGGTAGTTGCTGAG GTCCCAAAGCTGGCTTCAGCTGCTGAATATTTCTTCAAACTGGGAGTTGAAGGAAAGAGGTTTCGACCCACA GTTTTGCTGTTGATGGCAACTGCATTGAACGTACAGATTCCTAGATCTGCTCCCCAGGTGGATGTTGATTCCTTGTCCGGGGATTTGCGTACAAGGCAGCAGTGTATAGCTGAGATCACTGAGATGATCCAT GTTGCCAGCCTACTTCATGATGATGTACTGGATGATGCTGACACAAGACGTGGGATAGGTTCTTTAAACTTTGTGATGGGAAATAAG CTAGCTGTACTAGCCGGAGACTTTTTGCTTTCCCGAGCATGTGTGGCACTTGCCTCCTTGAAGAACACAGAG GTTGTATCTCTTCTGGCAACTGTTGTGGAACATCTTGTTACTGGAGAGACAATGCAAATGACGACTTCTTCTGATGAACGTTGTAG CATGGAGTATTATATGCAGAAAACATATTACAAGACTGCATCATTGATTTCAAACAGTTGCAAAGCGATTGCACTACTTGCTGGGCATACTGCTGAAGTCTCCGTGCTGGCTTTTGACTACGGAAAAAATCTG GGATTGGCATTTCAATTAATAGATGACGTTCTTGACTTCACGGGCACATCTGCAACCCTTGGCAAGGGTTCATTGTCTGATATTCGTCAT GCTCTAGACTACCTTGGGAAAAGCAGAGGGATACAGAGAACAAGAGAACTTGCCAGAAAGCATGCTAGCCTTGCGTCAGCGGCAATTGACTCTCTTCCAGAAAGCGATGACGAGGAAGTTCAGAGATCAAGACGAGCACTTGTAGAACTTACTCACAGAGTCATCACAAGAACAAAATAG
- the LOC125842249 gene encoding solanesyl diphosphate synthase 3, chloroplastic/mitochondrial isoform X1: MIFSKGLSQISRNRFSRCRWLFSSRPIQQLHQSNHIHDPSKVLGCRVIHSWVSNALSGIGQQIHQQSTAVAEEQVDPFSLVADELSLLTNRLRSMVVAEVPKLASAAEYFFKLGVEGKRFRPTVLLLMATALNVQIPRSAPQVDVDSLSGDLRTRQQCIAEITEMIHVASLLHDDVLDDADTRRGIGSLNFVMGNKLAVLAGDFLLSRACVALASLKNTEVVSLLATVVEHLVTGETMQMTTSSDERCSMEYYMQKTYYKTASLISNSCKAIALLAGHTAEVSVLAFDYGKNLGLAFQLIDDVLDFTGTSATLGKGSLSDIRHGIVTAPILYAMEEFPQLRTLVDRGFDDPVNVEIALDYLGKSRGIQRTRELARKHASLASAAIDSLPESDDEEVQRSRRALVELTHRVITRTK, encoded by the exons ATGATATTTTCAAAGGGTTTATCTCAGATTTCCAGAAACCGCTTCAGTAGATGCCGATGGTTGTTTTCATCGCGTCCCATCCAACAATTACATCAATCCAATCACATCCACGATCCTTCAAAG GTTTTGGGTTGCAGAGTAATTCATTCATGGGTTTCTAATGCTCTTAGTGGTATTGGGCAACAAATTCATCAGCAAAGCACTGCTGTAGCAGAG GAGCAAGTAGACCCATTTTCCCTTGTTGCGGATGAATTATCCCTTCTGACAAACAGGCTGAGATCAATGGTAGTTGCTGAG GTCCCAAAGCTGGCTTCAGCTGCTGAATATTTCTTCAAACTGGGAGTTGAAGGAAAGAGGTTTCGACCCACA GTTTTGCTGTTGATGGCAACTGCATTGAACGTACAGATTCCTAGATCTGCTCCCCAGGTGGATGTTGATTCCTTGTCCGGGGATTTGCGTACAAGGCAGCAGTGTATAGCTGAGATCACTGAGATGATCCAT GTTGCCAGCCTACTTCATGATGATGTACTGGATGATGCTGACACAAGACGTGGGATAGGTTCTTTAAACTTTGTGATGGGAAATAAG CTAGCTGTACTAGCCGGAGACTTTTTGCTTTCCCGAGCATGTGTGGCACTTGCCTCCTTGAAGAACACAGAG GTTGTATCTCTTCTGGCAACTGTTGTGGAACATCTTGTTACTGGAGAGACAATGCAAATGACGACTTCTTCTGATGAACGTTGTAG CATGGAGTATTATATGCAGAAAACATATTACAAGACTGCATCATTGATTTCAAACAGTTGCAAAGCGATTGCACTACTTGCTGGGCATACTGCTGAAGTCTCCGTGCTGGCTTTTGACTACGGAAAAAATCTG GGATTGGCATTTCAATTAATAGATGACGTTCTTGACTTCACGGGCACATCTGCAACCCTTGGCAAGGGTTCATTGTCTGATATTCGTCAT GGGATTGTAACTGCCCCAATATTGTATGCCATGGAGGAATTTCCTCAATTGCGTACGCTGGTGGACCGAGGTTTTGATGATCCTGTCAATGTGGAGATC GCTCTAGACTACCTTGGGAAAAGCAGAGGGATACAGAGAACAAGAGAACTTGCCAGAAAGCATGCTAGCCTTGCGTCAGCGGCAATTGACTCTCTTCCAGAAAGCGATGACGAGGAAGTTCAGAGATCAAGACGAGCACTTGTAGAACTTACTCACAGAGTCATCACAAGAACAAAATAG